The Candidatus Latescibacterota bacterium DNA segment CACTATTATTGACGCAACTGAAAAACAGCTGGCCGCGGCCGGTCACAAAGTGAAAACAACAATCGTGGAGAGCGGTTATGATGTCGCCGAGGAACTGGGCAAGTACAAGTGGGCAGAAGCTGTCTTCGTTCAGACGCCTGTCTACTGGATGAGCGTTCCTTATCTGTTCAAGAAATATATAGATGAAGTCTACACTGCGGGAATCGGCGAAGTGCTGTGCAAAGACGATGGCAGGACTCGATCGGATCTGAGTAAAAAATACGGATCAGGTGGATTGATGAACGGGAAGAAGTATATGCTGTCCACCACCTGGAACGCGCCGCTGGAATCGTTCGAGGACCCGGCACAGTTTTTTGAGGGACGAGGAGTCGATGGAGCGTTCATGTGGTTGCACAAGGTGTATCAGTTCTTTGGCATGGAGCCGCTTCCGACTTTTTCCTGCTTCAACGTTCTCAAGGACGCCGAGATCGAAAACGATCTGCACCGGTTGCAGAAGCATCTGGCCAGTGCTTTTTCCGGTTAAAAATAATAAGCGCTCCGATGCTTCCGGCACCGGAGCGCTTAATGGCAATGTTGTATGACACCTGCTGTGTTTCGTGCCAGATCCGGGCCTATTCCGGTTTACGGAACACGAAGGTCACGTGTGATGTCGAGTTCGGTACGACTTCGATGGCCTCGATCGGATTTTCTCCACGAATGAGATCGTATCCGGATGGGACAGTGACCTCAACCGAATAGATGCCGAGCTCGAGGTCGAACGATATGCACAAATTTGATTGAACGGTTCCAGTCGCGCAAATGTTCATCGCTGCATCAAAAACTGTCACGTCCACATCGAAATCTTCAGGCGGGTCGCCGGGAATACTGTCCGCATGGCTGTCTGAAAAGACACAGATCATAAGGACCCCGTCCGGTTGTGGCACGCTCGAGTCCCATAGATGGAAGTTGACGCGCGTTGACAGGCCGTTGAAGATCCTTATATGCTCGACGGGATTATCCTGTCCGGGTGAGAGTCCGAACCCCTCCGGCAATGTGATTTCCGCGCCATACTCTCCGCTCTCAAGGCTGAAAATGGCCTGGCCGGTGTTATCTGTGATCCCTTCAGCAATCGTCGAACCCGTTTCCATATCAAAGATACGAACTGAAACACCAGGCCGTCCATCGGCCTCATGGAGTGCAGACACGATCAATTCCCCATCGGGACAATCCGGGCAATCATATTCCAGAAAGAATCCAACGCGTGAAGTTTCGTCTGATCGTATAGTCACCGTGACAGGGTTCCTTCTTCGCTGGCACCCTGGGGTTTCAGCGCGAAAGTGACATAAACAGAGTCGCTGGAAGCTACCCAGATCCCCCTCTGGGGATTGTCTCTGCCGGTGAGAAGTTCATATCCTTCGGGAACGTCGATGCCGACATCGTAAAGTCCGGCATCGATCGCGAACCAGGCGTATCCGTCTTCGCCGGTCTCACCCTGGTCGACCTCGTCGCCCGATTCATATTCACAGACCGTGACGTTGACGCCCTGGACAGGTGTGTCACCGCAGCGGTCGAGGTTTCCGGAGATTTTACAGACTGGAAACCGGTGTCTCTCGTTGAATCTTATCCAGGGCACTGGCAGGTCAACCTCAAGATCTCTTCTGGCACACACAGGATAAGCATCAGCATCGATGGAGAGGCGTGGGAGGCGCCTCCCGGGCTTACTCCAGTCAATGACGAGTTCGGCAGGACGGTAAGTGTACTGGTGATGGACTAAGTTTCCCCCTCAGGAAAGCTATGCCTTCCAGGAAGTGATACCATCGGTTTGATCTGAATATCATTACTTTGGGTCGGCCCATGTCCTCTTGTCCTGTTATATCCTTGTGAGACATTTGAGAAAAGAGTACAATGCTCGGGGGTTCCACCGCGTTGGCGGTCTTCGATACATATGCCATTCCCTGTTGTTCCAGCAGAGGGGGATTCCGTTGGGCTTTGCAAGGAGCAGGCTGTTTTGACAAACACAAAGAAAATTTTGACTCAAGACCTCACTGTGAGACGCAGTCCGATCCCATTCGTAGTCGGGCTGGGACTGCTTGTCATGGCGGCAGTAGTCTATTCATTGTTCACCGGGGCTCGTATGGCTCGGCGTTATGTGCCGCTGGTGGACGCGGTGATGGAGATCAAGTTTGAAGCTGCTATCGGTCACCTGTGGGTCGAGGAAGTAATTAACGGCGACAGGAACGAAGATTTTGACGCTGCCCTGGAATACATCGATCGATCGGCATGGTACGCGCGAGCCATGCTCGCCGGGGGTGAGGCACCCGAAGGTATCATC contains these protein-coding regions:
- a CDS encoding NAD(P)H-dependent oxidoreductase codes for the protein TIIDATEKQLAAAGHKVKTTIVESGYDVAEELGKYKWAEAVFVQTPVYWMSVPYLFKKYIDEVYTAGIGEVLCKDDGRTRSDLSKKYGSGGLMNGKKYMLSTTWNAPLESFEDPAQFFEGRGVDGAFMWLHKVYQFFGMEPLPTFSCFNVLKDAEIENDLHRLQKHLASAFSG